AATGCCGATTTTGGCTTTTTTACCACAGATTATGTTAGAACATTCAATGATGGTGATGGGCTTTTTTGGTTATTTCCAGTCTTAATATTTATAGTATCTGTTATCCCAATTATTTTCTTTATTTACTTAGGCTTAAAAATATTAGTAAACAACCTAAAACCAATGGGTAGTGTTGCTAAATATAGTTTAATTGGATTATGGATTATGGCAATAATTGGCTTAGCCATTATTGGTAGAAGACAAGGCTTAAGCTATAAAGAAAAAGCTGCAGACATTAAAACAGAACAATTAGCAAACATTAAAACTAATGATACTTTAGTGATTAGCATGAACTATAACGACACCTTTGCTGAACGTTTTAGACGTGATTATGGATTACAACGTGCTGACGACGATAACGGAAACGAGGTTGTGTTTTCTCAAGGGATCAGACTAATTGTTAAGTCTACTAAAGATAGTGTTGCTAAACTTAGAGTGGATAAATCTGCTAGAGGAAGCAGCTACAGTAAAGCTAAAGACAGAGCAAAAAACATAAGCTATAATTACACTTTAAATAACAACAACTTAATATTAGACAACTACTTTACGGTATCTAACAATGACATTTCAAGAGATCAAGAAGTAGAACTAACGATTTATCTACCAGAAGGAAGCGTATTATTTGCTGAAGAAAGCACTTATAATTACCACAGAAACAACAGTCATTATTATAACGATATTTTAAATAACGGAATGGAAGAACACTTTTTACTAGTAAAACGTGCTAAATTAGAATGTTTGGATTGTGATGACGATAATGACATGGCTTCAGATAACGACAACACCTCAACCATTGTTGTAAATCAAGAAGGTATAGTGGCAAAAACAGACACTATGGATGTTATTATTAACGACGAAGGTGCAAAAGCAAGTACAAAAAACGTAAAAGTCACTATTAATGAAGAAGACGGAATTAATATAACCAATAATAAAGATCAAAATTAAACCATAATCATTAATCAAATCAAAAACTAACCATTATGATCACATTAATCGAGTATCTAGTAACCTCCATCGTGTCTATTTTATTTTAAACAGGACGGATAATTTTATCAAAAATCAATCAAAAAAACCAGCCATCTCAAGCTTTAATCAAGTTTGGGATGGTTTTTGCTTATATTTGTACTAACAAATCAAAATACATAAATGTCAAAACAATTACTTACAATATTATTACTTCTTGCAACTACATTTACGTTTGCACAAAAAAAAGAAAAGGTTAAAGGTAGTCGTGTCCTTACCAAAGTATCCACTCCTGTCAATGCTTTTCAGCGTTTAGTTTTAACAGAAGACTTTGAAGTTAATTTAGTACAAGCAGATTCTACTAGAATTGAAATTACTACAGACGAAAACTTACATAATTACATTAAAATAATATCTCAGGATAACACCTTAAGTTTAAAAACAACTGCAAGATTGCAAGAAAAAAAACTTGAAATAACCATATTTTATAATTCGCTTTTAAATACTATCGAGCTTAAGGAGGATGCAGAAATCAGCTCTAAATCTAGCTTAAAATTTGATGACCTAACATTAACAACCTCTAGTAGTACAGAAGCTTACTTAACAATAGACAGTAATTTATTTAAATTAATAAATAATGATAAAGCTAAAGCTGAATTAAATATTACTGCAAAAGCTGCTACTTTAGAGCTAAACGGAAGCAGTAAGGTTGAAGCATTAATTAACGCGTCTAAAATAGTCGTTGATATGTTAGAGAGTGCGGATGCAAAAATTGAAGGTGAT
The genomic region above belongs to Olleya sp. Hel_I_94 and contains:
- a CDS encoding GIN domain-containing protein codes for the protein MSKQLLTILLLLATTFTFAQKKEKVKGSRVLTKVSTPVNAFQRLVLTEDFEVNLVQADSTRIEITTDENLHNYIKIISQDNTLSLKTTARLQEKKLEITIFYNSLLNTIELKEDAEISSKSSLKFDDLTLTTSSSTEAYLTIDSNLFKLINNDKAKAELNITAKAATLELNGSSKVEALINASKIVVDMLESADAKIEGDTANLILNADNSTDFNGQNLTSKNATVTTENRAEAYVDVSGELVVKASGSSIIEIFGSSKITIETFEDNAILKKK
- a CDS encoding PspC domain-containing protein; protein product: MNKTVNINLAGIFFHIDEDAYLKLQRYLEAIKRSFTDSQGRSEIIADIEIRIAELFSERMKTDRQVIGNKEVEDVITIMGQPEDYLVDDEIFEDEPTPKSHASSRSKNSNAKKLFRDTENSYVGGVCSGLAHYFNIDVIWVRLVWILLVFGAGTGIFLYILLWIFIPEATTTADKLNMTGEEVTISNIEKKIKDGFDSVSENVKNIDFQKHADKFKEGFGQASDNISDSVKKIDTNKIKSSSKSFFGGLGNVISSLFKIFSKFIGIALVVSCVAGIIALAIGLIFGTFFNADFGFFTTDYVRTFNDGDGLFWLFPVLIFIVSVIPIIFFIYLGLKILVNNLKPMGSVAKYSLIGLWIMAIIGLAIIGRRQGLSYKEKAADIKTEQLANIKTNDTLVISMNYNDTFAERFRRDYGLQRADDDNGNEVVFSQGIRLIVKSTKDSVAKLRVDKSARGSSYSKAKDRAKNISYNYTLNNNNLILDNYFTVSNNDISRDQEVELTIYLPEGSVLFAEESTYNYHRNNSHYYNDILNNGMEEHFLLVKRAKLECLDCDDDNDMASDNDNTSTIVVNQEGIVAKTDTMDVIINDEGAKASTKNVKVTINEEDGINITNNKDQN